A stretch of the Nicotiana tabacum cultivar K326 chromosome 6, ASM71507v2, whole genome shotgun sequence genome encodes the following:
- the LOC107778692 gene encoding uncharacterized protein LOC107778692, whose amino-acid sequence MSSQMNTKVRLVRCPKCQLVLPELAEVPVYKCGGCGTILQAKNRKRAPIKNNGLDQKEISSASEEASPPSNGDASLNESDQRGAEDCNKDLPRLINSPNELPRSSGLSCLENEDSLSKSEEHKRDEHSCALDEKTERYEHQKEFSGGENFSNRLSSSGQLTCDELGSPIVEAKEDAECSAIEEREQLELDKDTGCPTPETKQDAEGLALEATEQLELDEDNFLVDHCTVNDQNESGVNQKRLNSMSSTYFECINHRDELARDGIEKQLSVCSDMYQSLLNESIITDTLMSTDHEQLEQFQKEIPSGFDRISSMDTLENSEPPVNLRNMIKSPTHRSYYAYDGSASSCDEDDHLLNQFHQQPKRKFSSSEFHLDDRCRVNNTMSSESKIVQNAMNLSTALPGRRHHATAGSNWSPDKWPPSRKHGQASGSRMRLDKDEQTTAFPFIPTSSHTGHNLGNPSNYRNNMAHNSSLHPSRIPSNSEPDKIELLRMVYELEDQLRQTRITKSMANRRFSAEVTRAEEYTPLYYDQFLADGEVSADLNYSRYPVRCSHGKGWPQQRKSSRIPFSAEAAHYRHQADCLCLHCSPQVRHSSEQLHPSVCYNKGRRVAYSSCNCCNHLQSTSSSPQHYSSSEYSRWDHETKSDDRRHKDHEMKKLYLREKYSKMRHLRPVAGGAPIIACYYCSELLQLPADFLFSKRRCHQLRCNSCRKVLKFSLQNQTHVVPFYAEALAPPPSEVDDNTDAVDRQNLASAYHFNSCPHTDPISCSDDLGPSFCRSCSTEGESSLPPIQPLVRKSFNREISSSSSGRKMKSVLREPHRESPGRSAKMSKWGKGTSEIKEVQPSGGSPLHRLMGYSSPSEVIHW is encoded by the exons ATGAGTAGTCAAATGAACACTAAAGTTCGGTTGGTTAGATGTCCCAAATGCCAGTTAGTTCTTCCGGAGTTAGCAGAGGTTCCTGTCTACAAGTGTGGGGGATGTGGCACAATTCTCCAAG CTAAGAACAGGAAAAGAGCTCCAATAAAGAACAACGGACTTGATCAGAAAGAAATAAGCAGCGCAAGTGAAGAAGCTTCTCCTCCTTCGAATGGAGATGCTTCACTGAACGAGTCCGATCAAAGGGGTGCTGAAGACTGTAACAAGGATCTACCTCGACTGATAAATTCCCCCAATGAGCTTCCACGCTCTTCTGGGCTTAGCTGTCTTGAGAATGAAGATTCTTTATCCAAATCTGAAGAACATAAAAGAGATGAACACAGTTGTGCTTTGGACGAAAAGACAGAACGATATGAACACCAAAAAGAGTTCTCAGGAGGAGAAAACTTTTCCAATAGACTTTCTAGCTCAGGTCAACTTACTTGTGATGAATTGGGAAGTCCGATCGTTGAAGCCAAAGAAGATGCAGAGTGTTCAGCCATTGAAGAGAGAGAGCAACTGGAGCTGGATAAAGACACTGGATGTCCAACCCCTGAAACCAAACAAGATGCCGAAGGTTTAGCCCTTGAAGCGACGGAACAACTGGAATTGGATGAAGACAACTTCCTTGTGGATCACTGCACTGTAAATGATCAAAATGAAAGTGGAGTTAACCAAAAGAGGCTCAACTCCATGAGTTCTACTTATTTTGAATGTATCAACCACAGAGATGAGTTAGCCCGTGATGGCATTGAGAAGCAGTTATCTGTATGCTCTGACATGTACCAAAGTCTTTTGAATGAAAGCATCATAACAGACACTTTGATGTCTACTGATCATGAGCAGTTAGAGCAATTTCAAAAAGAGATTCCCTCAGGTTTTGACCGTATAAGCTCTATGGATACGTTAGAAAATTCTGAGCCTCCTGTTAATCTCAGAAATATGATCAAATCTCCAACACACAGAAGTTACTATGCTTACGATGGCAGTGCATCTTCATGTGATGAGGATGATCATTTACTTAATCAGTTCCATCAGCAACCTAAAAGAAAGTTTAGCTCTAGCGAGTTTCATTTGGATGATAGATGCCGAGTAAACAACACAATGAGCAGCGAGTCAAAGATAGTACAGAATGCGATGAACTTGTCCACAGCATTACCAGGAAGGAGACATCACGCTACAGCAGGGAGCAACTGGAGTCCTGACAAATGGCCTCCATCTAGGAAACATGGTCAGGCCTCCGGAAGTAGGATGAGATTGGACAAGGATGAGCAAACCACAGCATTTCCGTTTATTCCAACCAGTTCTCACACAGGACATAACCTTGGAAACCCTTCAAATTATCGGAATAATATGGCCCACAATTCTAGTCTTCATCCATCCAGAATTCCCTCAAATTCAGAACCAGACAAAATAGAATTGTTGAGAATGGTTTATGAACTTGAAGATCAATTGCGCCAGACACGCATTACTAAAAGTATGGCCAACAGACGGTTTTCTGCAGAGGTAACGAGGGCTGAAGAGTATACCCCCTTATACTATGATCAGTTTTTGGCAGATGGTGAAGTAAGTGCTGATTTGAACTATTCGAGATATCCTGTAAGATGCAGTCATGGAAAAGGCTGGCCGCAACAACGTAAAAGCTCCAGAATACCTTTTTCTGCAGAGGCTGCACATTACAGGCACCAAGCTGATTGCCTGTGTTTACACTGCTCCCCTCAGGTCCGGCATAGCTCAGAACAGTTGCATCCTTCAGTTTGCTATAACAAAGGTCGCCGGGTTGCCTATTCCAGCTGTAACTGTTGCAATCACCTCCAGTCTACTTCTTCAAGTCCTCAGCATTACTCAAGCTCCGAGTATTCCCGATGGGACCATGAGACAAAATCTGATGATAGGAGGCACAAAGATCATGAGATGAAGAAACTATACCTGCGAGAAAAATACTCAAAGATGCGTCATCTCCGACCAGTAGCTGGTGGAGCGCCAATAATTGCTTGTTACTATTGCAGCGAACTCCTACAGCTGCCTGCGGACTTTCTTTTTTCCAAAAGGAGATGCCATCAGCTTAGATGCAATTCTTGTAGAAAGGTTTTGAAGTTTTCTCTCCAAAACCAAACACATGTAGTCCCATTCTATGCAGAGGCTTTAGCTCCTCCACCAAGTGAGGTTGATGACAACACTGATGCTGTTGATCGACAGAATCTGGCATCCGCATATCATTTTAATTCTTGTCCGCATACTGATCCGATATCTTGTTCTGATGATTTGGGACCGTCTTTCTGCAGAAGTTGCTCTACTGAAGGGGAGTCTTCGTTACCTCCAATTCAACCTCTTGTAAGGAAATCTTTCAACAGAGAGATATCCTCTAGCAGTTCAGGTAGAAAAATGAAATCTGTTTTGAGGGAACCTCACAGGGAATCACCAGGGCGTTCGGCTAAGATGTCTAAGTGGGGAAAAGGAACTTCAGAAATTAAGGAAGTTCAACCATCTGGAGGCTCTCCCCTTCATCGGCTAATGGGTTATTCTTCGCCAAGTGAGGTCATACATTGGTGA